A region of Tigriopus californicus strain San Diego chromosome 7, Tcal_SD_v2.1, whole genome shotgun sequence DNA encodes the following proteins:
- the LOC131884260 gene encoding ADP-ribosylation factor-like protein 8B-A: protein MLSIINRLLEWFKSLFWKEEMELTLVGLQHAGKTTFVNVIASGQFNEDMIPTVGFNMRKISKGNVTIKLWDIGGQPRFRSMWERYCRGVNAIVYMVDAADMDKVEASRNELHNLLEKPQLAGIPILVLGNKRDLPNALDENGLIEKMNLNAIQDREICCYSISCKEKDNIDITLQWLISHSKSGGGT from the coding sequence ATGCTATCCATCATTAATCGGCTCTTGGAGTGGTTCAAGTCCTTGTTTTGGAAGGAGGAAATGGAGCTGACCTTGGTGGGCCTGCAGCATGCGGGCAAGACCACTTTCGTCAATGTGATTGCCTCGGGCCAGTTCAACGAGGACATGATCCCCACCGTGGGCTTCAACATGCGCAAGATCAGTAAGGGCAATGTGACCATCAAGTTGTGGGATATTGGCGGACAACCGCGATTCCGATCCATGTGGGAGCGATATTGTCGGGGCGTCAATGCTATTGTGTACATGGTGGACGCGGCGGACATGGACAAGGTCGAGGCCTCGCGGAATGAACTCCATAATCTGTTGGAGAAACCCCAATTGGCCGGGATTCCCATCCTCGTCTTGGGCAATAAGCGGGATCTGCCCAATGCGCTCGACGAGAACGGCCTCATCGAGAAAATGAACCTGAACGCCATTCAGGATCGCGAGATCTGCTGCTACTCCATCTCGTGTAAGGAGAAAGACAATATCGATATCACGCTCCAATGGCTGATCTCACACTCCAAATCCGGAGGCGGAACCTAA
- the LOC131883268 gene encoding protein N-lysine methyltransferase METTL21D-like has product MFERVLPLHIRRLAAAGRGAPPTGCRQPEAAVLDGVVDGPSGSEAVVELRVVQASTGSEAVVVWDAALVLAYYLEHRQEALRLDQGPQTVLELGSGTGAVGLVAAALGARTVLTDLPEVLPLLERNIDLNRRVLDGPAQARALPWGHDHLDRVSDLLDPGVDYILVSDCVYYEAALEPLIDTLVALSRAQTRVLVSYEERTSPTQVAVQRRFRELVERHFRIHPVPPAECHPDYACPEIKLWTLEKRPSLSV; this is encoded by the exons ATGTTTGAACGCGTGCTTCCGCTTCACATCAGGAGATTAGCCGCCGCAGGCCGTGGGGCTCCGCCCACCGGGTGCCGCCAGCCGGAGGCCGCCGTCCTGGATGGCGTGGTAGACGGGCCATCCGGGTCGGAGGCCGTGGTGGAATTGCGCGTGGTGCAAGCGTCCACGGGCTCAGAAGCCGTGGTGGTGTGGGACGCGGCCTTGGTCTTGGCCTATTACCTGGAACACCGACAGGAGGCCCTGCGACTGGATCAGGGGCCGCAAACCGTGCTGGAATTAGGATCGGGCACGGGCGCCGTCGGGCTAGTGGCCGCCGCTTTAGG AGCCCGAACCGTGCTGACGGACTTGCCGGAGGTCTTGCCCTTGTTGGAGCGTAACATCGACCTCAATCGGCGTGTTTTGGACGGACCAGCCCAAGCCCGGGCCTTGCCTTGGGGCCACGACCATTTGGATCGAGTCTCGGATCTGTTGGACCCAGGCGTGGATTATATCTTGGTGTCGGATTGCGTCTACTACGAAGCCGCTTTGGAGCCGCTCATCGATACGTTGGTGGCCTTGAGTCGGGCCCAAACCCGCGTGTTGGTGTCTTACGAGGAGCGAACCTCGCCCACCCAAGTGGCCGTTCAGCGTCGCTTTCGGGAGTTGGTGGAGCGCCATTTCCGGATCCACCCGGTGCCGCCGGCGGAATGCCATCCCGACTACGCGTGTCCCGAGATTAAGCTGTGGACCCTCGAAAAGCGACCGTCCCTCTCAGTATGA
- the LOC131883266 gene encoding uncharacterized protein LOC131883266 (The sequence of the model RefSeq protein was modified relative to this genomic sequence to represent the inferred CDS: added 103 bases not found in genome assembly), whose translation MTGAPAPAATCPVSTGSPYALTSAGAQSLLPPVRVHPLRHKPVYEIKAGQPSWSRLSRLASEHVAQLATRSIVHAVKTYGRLDCEPSLLQLRTYLREQLSAAVVRQVLAVCLAKDRYLCHHNHTDCLALEYWRVFFDHHQPDIAVVHHEFAFPKTTNYPEIVHNLERLLALMSQVPATSTSFKLELKHCEIGFLLERQVWQCLPQFAELRVLALPELASDKLLPVIAHHCTKLEVLNLRGCRGQITDEGFTAFIETAQCRERLRNLDLSRCSLTDQILLPLQRLVALSELKVSTTMLDDISFSCDGQAVLLQLDTGETWSLGQMALPSVRVVRVENDGMFQISINKVMTYLRTVFPKADNIQLENCVACELHVTLTQYPTNITFMRETIHTLELNSADYFNFPRLVYPCPNLESLAIDKPTNDVFNIDQQHVPFLYGNTVPFINLKNLKLSRISLTNLSHFLSKSRNLKKFKVTNIGRRERPRWTDQRILQIFPVDSVPFLEYFHVSCLPTEGFSTITDTHRYLHLTKATVQYLTENFSHLLSIAGVESWSLNLDSNVGSLNAMLNHNNALGKQFNVISI comes from the coding sequence TGCACCCCTTGCGTCACAAACCCGTGTACGAGATCAAGGCTGGCCAGCCCTCGTGGAGCCGATTGTCGCGATTGGCCAGCGAGCACGTGGCTCAATTGGCCACGCGATCCATCGTTCACGCCGTCAAAACCTACGGTCGCCTGGACTGTGAGCCAAGTTTGCTCCAACTCCGCACCTATTTGCGCGAGCAGCTCTCTGCCGCCGTGGTGCGACAGGTCTTGGCCGTGTGTTTGGCCAAGGATCGCTATCTCTGCCATCACAATCATACGGATTGCCTGGCCTTGGAGTATTGGCGGGTGTTCTTCGACCACCATCAGCCCGACATCGCCGTGGTGCACCATGAGTTTGCCTTCCCCAAAACCACCAACTACCCCGAGATAGTGCACAACCTGGAGAGGCTTTTGGCCCTGATGTCGCAAGTGCCCGCTACCAGTACGTCTTTCAAACTCGAGCTGAAACATTGCGAAATCGGCTTCCTCCTCGAGCGACAGGTTTGGCAATGCTTGCCGCAATTTGCGGAGCTCCGCGTCCTCGCCCTGCCTGAGTTGGCCAGTGACAAATTGCTCCCTGTGATAGCCCACCATTGTACAAAACTGGAGGTCCTGAATCTGCGAGGTTGTCGCGGTCAGATCACGGATGAAGGCTTCACGGCCTTCATCGAGACCGCTCAATGTCGTGAGCGTCTGAGAAACCTGGACTTGTCCCGTTGCTCGCTCACGGATCAGATCCTGTTGCCTCTCCAACGGTTGGTGGCGCTCTCCGAGCTCAAGGTGTCCACCACCATGTTGGATGACATCAGCTTCTCATGTGACGGTCAGGCTGTCCTCCTCCAATTGGATACCGGCGAGACGTGGAGCCTGGGTCAAATGGCGCTGCCCTCCGTGAGAGTGGTCCGTGTGGAGAACGACGGCATGTTCCAAATCAGCATCAACAAGGTCATGACCTACTTGCGGACCGTCTTCCCCAAGGCTGACAATATCCAGTTGGAGAACTGCGTGGCCTGCGAGCTCCACGTCACGCTCACCCAGTACCCGACCAATATTACGTTCATGAGGGAGACCATCCACACGTTGGAGCTGAACTCGGCCGACTACTTCAACTTCCCACGGCTGGTTTATCCATGTCCGAACCTGGAGAGTCTGGCCATCGACAAACCCACCAACGACGTATTTAACATCGACCAACAACATGTGCCTTTCCTGTACGGGAACACGGTGCCCTTCATCAACCTCAAGAACCTCAAACTCTCGCGGATTAGCCTGACCAATCTCAGCCACTTCCTCTCCAAGTCACGCAACCTGAAGAAGTTCAAGGTCACCAATATTGGGCGTCGGGAGCGGCCGCGCTGGACCGACCAGCGCATCTTGCAGATCTTCCCGGTGGACTCGGTGCCCTTCCTCGAGTACTTTCACGTTTCCTGTCTGCCCACCGAAGGTTTCTCCACCATTACGGACACCCACCGCTACCTCCATCTGACCAAGGCCACCGTTCAGTATTTGACGGAGAACTTCTCACATCTTCTTTCGATCGCGGGTGTCGAATCCTGGTCCTTGAACCTGGACAGCAATGTGGGATCGCTGAACGCCATGCTGAATCACAATAACGCCTTGGGGAAACAGTTCAACGTGATCTCTATTTAG